A genome region from Fusarium musae strain F31 chromosome 5, whole genome shotgun sequence includes the following:
- a CDS encoding hypothetical protein (EggNog:ENOG41): MRILLTGTVVLLSACLANAGPCRPSSIVSSSTVVASASETATESETATSTASIDATQTTTGPTESESSTETGTTAIVETTSSVSSVETTTTALVDITTTTNPVTSAETTTEATTTTVAATTTTEGPETLQSIYLYSRSNDDPALADTGGIGFAVLRDSALPDVEELTFTADVSSTLFFTFSQRTGQVKIGNGPEAGKVLEYGIGGDFSSVIAVEATVGEENGIVPIDCAIVSSGGIQTLQCQFGNEGTADFWTCDARLVLVKSGVDFSNRCPIGSTGYHLDSILVSDAPENDEEATSSLVMLVPILYKEI; the protein is encoded by the exons ATGCGCATTCTTCTTACTGGGACAGTTGTCCTGCTGTCTGCCTGTCTGGCTAACGCTGGCCCATGTCGTCCTTCATCGATTGTTTCCTCGTCAACTGTTGTGGCATCCGCTAGCGAGACAGCGACCGAAAGTGAGACCGCGACATCCACTGCTTCTATCGATGCCACGCAGACCACTACCGGCCCGACCGAGTCTGAGTCCTCGACCGAGACTGGAACAACTGCGATTGTCGAAACAACCTCCAGCGTTTCTTCGGTCGAAACAACAACTACGGCGCTTGTCGATATCACCACGACCACAAACCCTGTTACCTCTGCTGAGACCACGACCGAGGCCACAACCACCACTGTTGCAGCTACGACCACCACCGAGGGGCCTGAGACACTCCAATCGATCTATTTATACTCCCGTAGCAACGATGACCCTGCCCTCGCAGACACCGGCGGCATAGGCTTCGCAGTACTCCGAGACTCGGCATTGCCCGACGTAGAAGAATTAACCTTCACCGCCGACGTCAGCTCTACCCTATTCTTCACCTTCAGCCAACGTACCGGCCAAGTCAAGATAGGCAATGGCCCTGAAGCTGGGAAAGTCCTTGAGTACGGCATAGGGGGCGACTTTAGCTCGGTCATTGCTGTTGAGGCTACGGTTGGCGAAGAGAATGGTATTGTTCCTATCGATTGCGCTATCGTCAGTTCAGGTGGCATCCAAACACTTCAGTGCCAGTTCGGCAACGAGGGAACAGCAGACTTTTGGACGTGTGATGCACGGTTGGTGCTGGTCAAGTCTGGCGTTGACTTTTCAAATAGGTGTCCCATTGGTTCGACAGGCTACCACCTGGACTCCATTCTGGTGTCTGATGCTCC TGAGAACGATGAAGAGGCGACGTCCTCGCTTGTGATGCTCGTTCCTATCCTCTACAAGGAAATATGA
- a CDS encoding hypothetical protein (EggNog:ENOG41), whose translation MNSKKGVKKINAVTTDISAFPFDCKALGPPKLSRKNKVPSCKGLPGAQVYTRKGMSTIMSSAVRG comes from the exons ATGAACAGTAAGAAAGGTGTGAAGAAGATCAATGCTG TGACGACTGATATCTCTGCTTTTCCGTTTGACTGCAAAGCTCTTGGCCCACCCAAGCTGTCgaggaagaacaaggtcCCATCTTGCAAAGGTCTCCCTGGAGCTCAGGTCTACACCCGCAAGGGTATGTCCACAATCATGTCCTCGGCTGTTCGTGGCTAA
- a CDS encoding hypothetical protein (EggNog:ENOG41): MAMIPDTGLVVSILGAGPEVSSVWAQLATLNIVEALIPAMDMAARDEAKDRFSGNYIDQNTGSWLTLSLDEEPGLVLSNWTARGFDVLPNLNRFQPGRYSDTTDSGIKSVRLYPTGIQNSSRAAWRSVFPTLSDKEAEMIEGLTKVKDVTCITWHMLNRFIYKGLSMNHFEFNYGNDGKAVTGLLVGFSTLSTALATPTGHAKNCVQLQIPVTASANNTHYNSVKVESNIDLVDFVWDTSTWSHANRSVEVLPVHGTYSISAQLCIPADGKKSDVLQIATHGLGFDKRYWDPELKPEKYSYVDAALAKGYSILTYDRLGTGKSTKADGYNEVQLGLQVAILKELTILARDGKLLESSKATGKRPQKSFYDYKPKKVVHVGHSFGSATTSGLLSLHGSLSDGAILTGFLPNNQSGKVGANTFGFEFARQHDPKRFGDRPAGYAVQASLSSIQQIFLKKGSFEVEALEYAEKIKQTGTVGELSSGLLTQPSTEFKGPLQYFIGENDYPFCDGDCNNTYDMETLKGLNPAASHIGVHLQPDTGHGLTLSTNATAGYEVMLAYLGSQGL, from the exons ATGGCTATGATCCCTGACACTGGCCTTGTTGTCTCTATCCTTGGCGCGGGGCCAGAGGTTTCGAGTGTTTGGGCGCAGCTCGCGACTCTCAATATCGTCGAGGCGCTGATTCCAGCTATGGACATGGCAGCTCgtgatgaagccaaggatcGGTTCTCTGGAAACTATATCGATCAGAACACGGGGTCTTGGCTTACCCTCTCATTGGATGAGGAACCTGGTCTAGTCTTGAGTAACTGGACCGCCCGAGGCTTCGACGTCCTACCCAACTTGAACCGCTTCCAGCCTGGAAGATACAGCGATACCACTGATTCGGGCATCAAGAGTGTTCGGCTATACCCTACTGGTATTCAGAACAGCTCTCGGGCTGCATGGAGATCTGTGTTCCCGACACTCAGTGACAAGGAAGCAGAGATGATTGAAGGTTTGACTAAGGTCAAGGATGTGACGTGCATTACTTGGCATATGCTCAATCGCTTTATTTACAAGGGCCTTTCTATGAATCACTTTGAGTTCAATTATGGAAATGATGGGAAGGCT GTTACTGGACTCCTGGTCGGGTTCTCTACCCTTTCGACTGCACTCGCAACTCCTACAGGCCACGCCAAGAACTGTGTCCAACTCCAGATTCCCGTTACGGCCTCAGCCAACAACACCCACTACAACTCCGTCAAAGTCGAAAGCAACATCGACCTTGTAGACTTTGTTTGGGACACTTCGACCTGGTCCCACGCCAACAGGAGCGTTGAAGTCCTTCCCGTTCACGGGACTTATTCTATAAGCGCTCAGCTCTGCATTCCTGCCGATGGCAAGAAGTCGGATGTCTTGCAGATCGCCACCCATGGTCTAGGTTTCGACAAGCG ATACTGGGACCCTGAACTCAAGCCTGAGAAGTATTCTtatgttgatgctgctctCGCAAAGGGGTACTCTATCCTGACTTATGATCGTCTCGGAACTGGCAAGTCCACCAAAGCCGACGGATACAACGAGGTCCAGCTTGGATTGCAGGTCGCAATCCTGAAAGAGCTCACTATTCTCGCTAGAGATGGAAAGCTACTTGAGTCGTCCAAAGCTACCGGCAAACGTCCCCAGAAGTCTTTCTACGATTACAAGCCCAAGAAAGTCGTTCACGTAGGACATTCATTTGGTTCCGCCACAACAAGCggtcttctctctctccacGGTAGTCTCAGCGACGGCGCCATTTTAACTGGCTTCCTTCCCAACAACCAAAGTGGTAAGGTCGGTGCTAATACATTCGGTTTTGAGTTTGCGCGACAGCATGACCCCAAGCGCTTTGGCGATCGTCCTGCTGGATATGCCGTGCAGGCCAGTTTGAGCAGCATCCAGCAGATCTTCCTCAAGAAGGGGTCTTTTGAAGTTGAGGCCCTTGAGTatgctgagaagatcaagcagACTGGTACAGTTGGGGAGTTATCCTCTGGTCTTCTTACACAGCCTTCTACTGAGTTTAAGGGTCCCCTCCAG TACTTCATCGGCGAGAATGATTACCCATTCTGCGATGGTGATTGCAACAACACCTACGATATGGAGACGCTTAAGGGCCTTAATCCCGCAGCGTCTCATATCGGGGTTCACCTACAGCCCGACACAGGCCATGGTCTTACTCTTTCTACCAATGCTACGGCGGGTTATGAAGTCATGTTAGCCTACTTGGGCTCTCAGGGACTTTAG
- a CDS encoding hypothetical protein (EggNog:ENOG41), whose product MSASDSVVYHYLAIGKLGRGEVVKLFMIDAGIKFEQRLYARDATWPETKEKLKKQGLTRTGQLPSVEYKGKVLTGHVPILRYLSRELGAYDGTTNDDKYLVDLVSDIYVDWRAQWVANLKGLNPDYKEKDAPQYYELLGQYYAEREGPYLLGDTVSYADFAVYVSLDNDIRTKTLPETLPESIVKFRNAFEARPNIADYIKQG is encoded by the exons ATGTCAGCCTCGGATTCAGTTGTCTATCACTACCTCGCCATCGGCAAGCTTGGCCGTGGTGAAGTCGTCAA GCTGTTCATGATTGACGCGGGCATCAAGTTTGAACAGCGCTTATACGCCCGTGATGCTACTTGGCCTgagaccaaggagaagctgaagaagcaagGTCTGACTCGCACCGGACAGCTTCCTTCGGTAGAGTACAAGGGAAAAGTCCTCACTGGA CACGTCCCGATCCTACGATATCTCTCACGAGAACTCGGTGCATACGATGGCACAACCAATGACGACAAGTACTTGGTTGATTTAGTGTCGGATATCTACGTTGACTGGAGA GCCCAATGGGTAGCCAACCTCAAGGGCCTCAACCCTGATTACAAGGAAAAGGACGCTCCTCAATACTATGAGCTCCTCGGCCAGTACTACGCCGAGCGTGAAGGGCCATATCTTCTTGGAGACACTGTCAGCTACGCCGACTTCGCGGTCTATGTTTCTCTTGACAACGATATTCGAACAAAGACACTTCCG GAAACCCTCCCCGAGTCCATCGTCAAGTTCCGAAATGCATTCGAGGCTCGACCCAACATTGCCGATTACATCAAGCAGGGCTAA
- a CDS encoding hypothetical protein (CAZy:PL3~EggNog:ENOG41), producing MHASSLLTLLTTLPAAMACLGYTGGVPKATGTKSLSAPQYLKKGQVFDAKWVRYDRGVKCSGQSEGGEKDAVFVLEDGATLRNVVIGANQKEGVHCLGACNLEFVWFEDVCEDAISIKGSGTANIIGGGAYKAADKIIQHNGCGHVNIVNFYANDYGKVYRSCGNCKGNSNCKRSVHMEGVTAVNGGELIGINTNLGDKATYSNNCYPKTQCQGYNGCDKSNGECEPTKAGKC from the exons ATGCACGCCTCCAGCCTTCTCACCCTCCTCACAACCCTCCCCGCCGCAATGGCCTGCCTCGGCTACACAGGTGGCGTCCCCAAAGCCACAGGCACCAAGTCCCTCAGCGCCCCCCAATACCTCAAGAAGGGCCAAGTCTTCGACGCTAAGTGGGTTCGTTACGACCGCGGCGTCAAGTGCTCCGGCCAAAGCGAAGGCGGCGAGAAGGACGCTGTGTTTGTTCTCGAGGACGGTGCTACTCTGCGCAACGTTGTCATTGGTGCGAACCAGAAGGAGGGTGTGCACTGTCTTGGTGCTTGTAACCTTGAATTTGTCTGGTTTGAGGATGTTTGCGAGGATGCTATCTCTATCAAGGGTAGTGGAACTGCCAACATTATTGGTGGCGGTGCTTATAAGGCTGCTGATAAGATCATCCAGCACAATGGATGCGGCCATGTTAACATTGTCAACTTCT ATGCCAACGACTACGGCAAAGTCTACCGCTCTTGCGGTAACTGCAAGGGTAACTCCAACTGCAAGCGATCCGTCCACATGGAGGGCGTCACTGCTGTCAATGGCGGTGAACTCAtcggcatcaacaccaacctcgGCGACAAG GCCACCTACTCCAACAACTGCTACCCCAAGACCCAGTGCCAGGGCTACAACGGTTGCGACAAGTCCAACGGCGAGTGTGAGCCtaccaaggctggcaagTGCTAG
- a CDS encoding hypothetical protein (EggNog:ENOG41), whose product MSILATALLSLSFSMVISAIPLVERQDNGTAPEPAPADPGVDCSPSSSTGLKPECWKALDMEKYINDWVTENGTKANCDELGFAQCYLQFNGFTGLTCNLITSDTCPPFNTKDVSKYDSNQQFYIQALWNIYTVYQFFNQYSRALSNGASLAGQTIDAIVAKVAPPVEANTPTSGLMNILGSTLGIVSIFTGLVPGDAGTAVGFIRAGLGAAFDLSGKLGETLTKTQTANDRFIQLGDIGSGLAKLVEAYQNNLLETVKLVQGDPAIFIAACQDGGFSQRVTTSLTIQANTLYHQLQLFILSSALKANGIVSAKSTGLNAQTRASETGGAISCDALDPAGNCNQWWIDGADTYALHNPNDWRNNQIELTKAIVDEGWATLADVFKVEDCAGKEPTFNGKELGVTCLATHNWCEWNYQDSPSLSRSEPQWKNCDNDDKWGTLCGSFQNGLEIPESYLGPLLNSDQTWCKR is encoded by the exons atgtctATCCTTGCAACAGCGTTGCTGTCTCTTTCCTTTTCCATGGTCATTTCTGCGATTCCGTTGGTTGAGCGTCAGGATAATGGCACGGCCCCGGAACCGGCTCCGGCTGACCCTGGAGTCGACTGCTCTCCATCGTCGTCTACTGGTCTGAAGCCAGAATGCTGGAAGGCTT TGGACATGGAGAAGTACATCAATGACTGGGTCACCGAGAATGGAACCAAGGCCAACTGCGACGAACTTGGTTTCGCTCAGTGCTACCTTCAGTTCAAC GGCTTCACTGGCCTTACCTGCAACTTGATCACCAGCGACACCTGCCCccccttcaacaccaaggatGTTTCCAAATACGACTCCAACCAACAATTCTAT ATACAGGCCCTCTGGAACATCTACACCGTCTACCAATTCTTCAACCAATACTCCCGCGCCCTCAGCAACGGCGCCTCCCTCGCCGGCCAGACCATCGACGCCATCGTCGCAAAGGTTGCTCCCCCCGTCGAAGCCAACACCCCCACCAGTGGCCTCATGAACATCCTCGGCTCCACCCTCGGCATCGTCTCCATCTTCACTGGTCTCGTTCCCGGCGATGCTGGTACAGCTGTTGGTTTCATTCGTGCTGGTCTCGGTGCTGCGTTTGATCTCTCCGGCAAGCTCGGTGAGACTTTGACAAAGACTCAAACAGCAAATGACCGATTCATTCAGCTCGGTGATATCGGCTCTGGTCTTGCTAAGCTTGTTGAGGCATATCAgaacaaccttcttgagaCCGTTAAGCTTGTGCAGGGCGATCCTGCTATTTTCATCGCTGCTTGCCAGGACGGTGGATTCTCTCAGCGTGTTACTACCTCTCTTACCATTCAGGCCAATACTCTCTACCACCAGCTCCAACTCTTCATTCTTTCCAGCGCCCTCAAGGCCAACGGTATTGTCTCGGCCAAGAGCACTGGCCTCAACGCTCAGACTCGTGCTAGTGAAACTGGCGGCGCCATCTCCTGCGATGCTCTTGACCCAGCCGGTAACTGCAACCAGTGGTGGATCGACGGTGCCGACACTTATGCTCTTCACAACCCCAATGACTGGCGAAACAACCAGATAGAGCTCACCAAGGCTATTGTTGATGAGGGCTGGGCTACTCTTGCCGATGTCTTCAAGGTCGAGGACTGTGCTGGCAAGGAGCCTACCTTCAACGGCAAGGAGCTTGGCGTTACCTGTCTC GCTACTCACAACTGGTGCGAGTGGAACTACCAGGACTCTCCTTCACTGTCGCGATCTGAGCCCCAGTGGAAGAATTGTGACAACGATGACAAGTGGGGAACGCTCTGCGGAAGCTTCCAGAACGGACTCGAGA TTCCCGAATCATACCTCGGTCCTCTCCTCAACAGCGACCAGACCTGGTGCAAGCGATAA